A stretch of DNA from Leptotrichia sp. oral taxon 215 str. W9775:
AAGTCCGTTAATACTGTTATTTGAGATAGCGCTGGTCAAATCGGATTTTTTTCGGATTTCAAATGTTTCTACACCAATTTTTTCAAGTATTTTTTCATGCTCGATAAAGGCTCCCTGTAGAGCTAGAACTCCTATTCCCATTATTTACCTCTTTCAGCCATTAATAACTGAATTTCACTTTCATTAATTCCAACCATGGCTTCTCCTAAATCTTCGGAAATTTCAGCCAATATTTTTGGATCATTGTAGTTAGTAACTGCTTTTACTATTGCCTGAGCTCTTTTTACAGGATCTCCTGATTTGAAAATTCCTGATCCGACAAATACCCCTTCAGCACCAAGCTGCATCATAAGAGCCGCATCAGCCGGAGTGGCAACTCCACCTGCAGCAAAGTTTACAACTGGTAATTTTCCATTTTCATGGACAAATTTTACTAAATCGAATGGAACCTGTAATTCTTTTGCTGTAAAATAAAGTTCATCTTCCCTCATATTCTGAATTCTTCTTATTTCCTGATTCATCATTCTCATATGTCTTACAGCCTGTACAATATCTCCAGTTCCAGGTTCACCTTTTGTTCTTATCATTGAAGCTCCTTCAGCAATTCTTCTAAGAGCCTCTCCCAGATCTTTTGCTCCACATACAAAAGGTACCTTGAATTTTTTCTTGTCTACATGAAATTTGTCATCAGCAGGTGACAGAACTTCACTTTCATCTATATAATCAATTTCTATTGCTTCTAAAATCTGTGCTTCAACAAAATGTCCTATTCTGACTTTTGCCATTACAGGAATTGAAACAACTTCCTGAATACTTTTAATCATTTTAGGATCGCTCATTCTTGATACTCCTCCTACGGCTCTTATATCAGCTGGAATTCTTTCAAGAGCCATGACAGCGGCGGCACCTGCAGCCTCAGCTATTCTTGCCTGTTCAGGAGTGGAAACGTCCATTATTACCCCACCTTTAAGCATTTGTGCCAGATTTTTGTTTAATTCATATCTTTCCATAAATTACCCGTCCTTTCATTTTTGAAATTTTGTCTTTACTACAATTATAGTCCTACTTGACAGTTTTTTCAAATATAAATTTTGAATATCGAATTATATAATTTATATTATTATTTTATATATCAGTATATAGCTATATTTCAGGGGGTATTTTGATTTCATAGAGTTTTACAAATGGAAAAATCA
This window harbors:
- the pdxS gene encoding pyridoxal 5'-phosphate synthase lyase subunit PdxS, which encodes MERYELNKNLAQMLKGGVIMDVSTPEQARIAEAAGAAAVMALERIPADIRAVGGVSRMSDPKMIKSIQEVVSIPVMAKVRIGHFVEAQILEAIEIDYIDESEVLSPADDKFHVDKKKFKVPFVCGAKDLGEALRRIAEGASMIRTKGEPGTGDIVQAVRHMRMMNQEIRRIQNMREDELYFTAKELQVPFDLVKFVHENGKLPVVNFAAGGVATPADAALMMQLGAEGVFVGSGIFKSGDPVKRAQAIVKAVTNYNDPKILAEISEDLGEAMVGINESEIQLLMAERGK